The window GGAGGAGCTGGCCGCCCGAGTCCGCGAACGGTTATGGGCTCGCATCGCCCAGCGGGTGGGCCGCGCCCGCCTGGATGGGCTGGTGGATCAGCTCATGCGCCGGGAGATCGATTTCTCCACCGCTGTGGAGCAACTTCTGGAAGGCCTGGGATAAGGGAGGTGGCCTCCAACCATGACCGTGCGGATCGCGCTGGATGCCATGGGGGGCGATCACGCCCCCCGCGTCCCGGTGGAAGGCGCCCTGCGGGCGCTGCGGGAGATCCCGGATCTCCACATCCTCCTGGTCGGCCCGGAGGACCGCCTCCGGGCGACGCTGGGCCGCCATGCGGCTGGCCTCCCGCTCTCCATCGTCCACGCCTCCCAGGTTGTGGAGATGCATGAACACACCATCGCCGTGAAAGCGAAACGGGACTCCTCCATGGTGGTGGGGATGCGGCTGGTGCGCGCCGGGGAGGCGGACGCCTTCGTCTCGATGGGGAACACGGGGGCGGTGATGGCGGCGGCCCTCTTCCACCTGGGACGGATCCCCGGCATCGACCGGCCGGCGCTGGCCACCCTGTATCCCACCCTCCGGGGGCACTGCTTGCTGCTCGACATCGGCGCGAACACCGATCCGAAGCCGGAGCACCTGGTGCAGTTCGCCATGATGGGCGTGGTCTACGCCGAGCGGGTGCTGGGGTGGCCCCGCCCCCGGTTGGGGATCCTCTCCAACGGGGAGGAGCCGGGCAAGGGCTCCATCCTGGTCCGGGAAGCCTACCGCCGTCTGGAGGCCAGCGGGCTGAACTTCATCGGCAACGTCGAGGGGAAGGACATCCCCCGGGGAGCGGCCGATGTGGTGGTGACGGACGGCTTCACCGGTAACGTCGTGGTCAAACACACGGAGGGGTTCGTCACCTTCCTGGTTCGTTTCCTCAAGGCCCAGCTGACCGACGGCGCCCTGGACCGCGCGGGGCTGGCGATGGCGTTGCCGGGGTTGCTTCTGGCCGCCCCCGGCCTGCTGCTGTTGCTCCCCAGCCTTCGGGCGATCCTCCGCCGCCTGGATTACCGGGAGTATGGCGGGGCGCCCCTCCTGGGCGTGGATGGGGTGGTGGTGATCGGGCACGGTCGCTCCGACGCCAAAGCCGTCAAAAACGCGATTCACGCTGCCGTCCGGGCTGTGCGCGGCCGGATGCTGGCCGCCATCCGGGAAGGCCTCACCGCCCTCCAGGCTTCCGCCTCGCTGGAAGCAGCCGTCCGCTGAACGAAAGGCCGTGGGGTTGTCGTCCATGGCGGTGGTCTCCGTGATCGCCACGGTCAAAAACGAGGTCGCTTCCATCCAGGAGCTCCTGGATTCCCTGGCGGCGCAATCCCATCCGCCCGACGAGGTGGTCATCGCCGATGGAGGGTCCACGGATGGAACTCTGGAGCGCCTGCGGGCGGAGCGGCGGCTGCCCCTGCGGGTGATCGAGGCCCCGGGGGCCAACATCGCCCAGGGGCGCAACCGGGCGATTGCCGCTGCCCGGGGGGAGATCATCGCCGTGACCGATGCCGGGGTGCGCCTGCATCCGGACTGGCTGCGTCACCTGCTCCGCCCCTTCCGGGAGCGGCCGGAGACCATGGTCGCGGCTGGCTTCTTCCTGCCGGATCCCCGAACGCCTTTTGAGGTGGCCATGGCGGCCACGGTGCTGCCCGAGCTGCGGGACATCCGGCCCGAGCGGTTCTGGCCCTCCAGCCGTTCCGTGGCCTTCCGGAAGTCCGCCTGGGAGGCGGTGGGCGGCTACCCCGAGTGGCTGGATTACTGCGAGGATCTGATCTTCGACTTCGCCCTCTATGAGCGCTTCGGTCCCTTCGCCTTCGTCCCCGAGGCGGTGGTTTATTTCCGCCCCCGGCCGACCCTGCGGGCCTTCTTTTTGCAGTATTACCGATATGCGCGGGGGGATGGGAAGGCGGACCTGTGGCGGCTGCGCCATGCCATCCGCTACGGCACCTATCTGGGTCTGGTCCCGTTGCTGGCCGGGCTCAGCCTGGGGGTGCATCCATTGTTCGCCCTGGGGTATCTCCTCGGGGGCGCGCTGTATCTGCGAACCCCCTACCGGAGGCTTTTCCGGCTCTGGGAGGGCTACCCTTGGGAGGATCGGATCCGGATGCTGGGGTGGGTGCCGCTGATCCGGGTCTGGGGGGACATCGCGAAGATGTGCGGGTATCCGGTGGGGGTCTGGTGGCGCTGGCGTCACCGACGCGGCCTCCGCCGCCTCCGGGGCTCCACCGGCCTTTCCCGGTGATCCTCCCTTGTCGGTAGGAGCGGCTTCCGCCGCGAACGCTTGCGTCATCGAAGACCGGGGTTCGGGCGAAACCCCTCCTGCGTAAGCCGAAATTCATTTCGGCACCTTTTTGTAGGAGCGGCTTCCGCCGCGACCCTTACGTCATCAAAGACTGGGGTTCGGGGTGAAAGCCCCTCCCACCAGGAGCGACATGTTCCTTCTCGCATCCCGTGAAAGTGGAGCCCAGGGTTCATAATCCAGGATGCGCGGATTTGGGGGGGCGGTAGGTCTCCGGCTACCATTGAGGATGAGCATTGTCCTCAACATCCGAACAGATCCCGGCCCACGCCGGCCGGATGTGTGCGGAGGCCTCGGATGGCGAACGGGAAAAGCGGCAAGGGCTTGCGCGGGCTGCTGGTCCTCACGGCCCTGGTCATCGGCTTGCTGACGGCTTGGGGCGCCCTGGTGCGCAGCACAGGATCCGGCCTCGGTTGCCCGGACTGGCCGCTGTGCCACGGCCGGCTCTTCCCCCCGATGGAGGACCTCGCCGCGTGGTTGGAGTGGATCCACCGGTTGCTGGCCGCCAGCGCCACGCCGCTGCTTTTCCTCTCCGCGCTCCTCGCCTGGCGGCGGGAGCGCCAGCCGGCCCTGTATCGGCCTCTCTTCTGGGCCCTGGGGCTGGTTTTCGGTCAGGCCCTTCTGGGCGGGCTGACGGTGATCCTGGAGCTTCCCCCCACCATCGTGGCCGTGCACCTGGCCATGGCCCTCAGCATCCTCGCCCTCACCCTCGTGGCCGCCACTCGCGCCTTCGCCCCCTGGGCGGCGCGTCCTCCCCATCGCGATCTCGCGGCGATCCAGCCTGCGGCCGCAGCGGTGCGCGCCATTGGGATGGTCGGACTGGCGTTGTTTGCCCTGACGCTGGTGGGGGCCACGGTGACGGGGAGCGGTGCCTCCTGGGCGTGTTCCTCCTGGCCCTTCTGTGAAGGCTGGACGATCTGGCCCGGGGATCTGCTCGGCCGGGTCCACATGCTCCACCGGCTGGTCGCCCTGGGCGTGGGGGTCGCGCTGATATGGCTTGCGGTCCGCCTGGCTGCCTGGCCCGGGATCCCCCGCGGGA is drawn from Thermoflexus hugenholtzii and contains these coding sequences:
- the plsX gene encoding phosphate acyltransferase PlsX; translated protein: MTVRIALDAMGGDHAPRVPVEGALRALREIPDLHILLVGPEDRLRATLGRHAAGLPLSIVHASQVVEMHEHTIAVKAKRDSSMVVGMRLVRAGEADAFVSMGNTGAVMAAALFHLGRIPGIDRPALATLYPTLRGHCLLLDIGANTDPKPEHLVQFAMMGVVYAERVLGWPRPRLGILSNGEEPGKGSILVREAYRRLEASGLNFIGNVEGKDIPRGAADVVVTDGFTGNVVVKHTEGFVTFLVRFLKAQLTDGALDRAGLAMALPGLLLAAPGLLLLLPSLRAILRRLDYREYGGAPLLGVDGVVVIGHGRSDAKAVKNAIHAAVRAVRGRMLAAIREGLTALQASASLEAAVR
- a CDS encoding glycosyltransferase, yielding MAVVSVIATVKNEVASIQELLDSLAAQSHPPDEVVIADGGSTDGTLERLRAERRLPLRVIEAPGANIAQGRNRAIAAARGEIIAVTDAGVRLHPDWLRHLLRPFRERPETMVAAGFFLPDPRTPFEVAMAATVLPELRDIRPERFWPSSRSVAFRKSAWEAVGGYPEWLDYCEDLIFDFALYERFGPFAFVPEAVVYFRPRPTLRAFFLQYYRYARGDGKADLWRLRHAIRYGTYLGLVPLLAGLSLGVHPLFALGYLLGGALYLRTPYRRLFRLWEGYPWEDRIRMLGWVPLIRVWGDIAKMCGYPVGVWWRWRHRRGLRRLRGSTGLSR